The window ATATAAAGTCTTAATAAATTTTGGTTTATCAATTTTTGAACAACAGATTTTCTGTGACTATTCcgttatttatattaatgtttacgagttgtttaatttttctatgtcCCTTTACtgcctttgttttttttttaatttttttcaccttCGGTTTACCCAGAAGTAAATTCAACTTTTGGCTATATCAAAAACTTTGATATATGTACCGGGCGGGCAAATAAGAATGTTCACCGGCTATATCTCAGCGGCTAATTGAGATAGAGCGTTCcggtaaaaattttttttacaaaagtgcTTAAAAGAAAATGCTGGCAATTATTTTCGAGATTGTGGCACAGCCGTTAGAGGGCATCACAGGCATGACCAAAGAGAAAACTAGttatttctacaatttttttcaaaataagtggtatttaaaatatatgcattttaaCGCTTTCTTAATTACCTTTgtcttttgttttaaatttttttctatatttcttaaaataaagtggTCGGGGGaagtcaaaacttttttttatatttagacatTTTTCTGGTTTGACTTAAGCGATTTTAAccaatgttaatttattttaaagaacatgtCCCAACCTATAAACTGCGCTTTTCGAATTGTGTCGATAGTTTTTACGATCTCCGCTAGAGGAAGTTAAATGAAATGTTCTATGAactttctcttaaaatttaaatgcaatggtataacTATTTTAACATCATCAAATGACAAATTAAATGACTAGTAATTGGGTAAAAAAATCACGTCAATAGCGTTTTTAGAACCggaaatattatcaaaaatgctgattttttttcctttatggGCGCCGTGACGCTGCATCGCTTTTTGTAAtccattgttttgtcaattttcttaGTCTACAAAAAGACatacaagtttttaataaaataataattcattaaaatagtTGTTTTAGTCTAACAACCTACCTATTatagaaaatacatatttataataggCATATTACCACGTCATTACCACGTCAtttaaaatcgaaaataaaaagTAGGCTTTGGAAATGACAGCAGGAAAACAAatgaatgaaattatttttttttttttttttttttttttttttggggtcggtggagaaattctttatgaacactggttacgcggtgccgcccccagtagtgtgggactcagtgtcgagtctgtttcgtcctatacccactaaaactccatcgctgggtggtgccttgtggctccctacactgcggtctgctaagaagcagtcctattgtgtcccatatgtttagtcccacaggtttaattctgtagcttcaaggaagtccaggattttGCCCAGTGGTAggtttcttataccctctggtgagggtttctcttcccccaggcatgatgccctggtttgattaaatgcttcacagaagcacagtatgtgaagagttgtttcgtcctcctcattgcatcccctacatagcgaggtaactgatttccctagcgtatgcaggtgttttctgctgggtgcatggcctgtaaatagccctgcgacccttcgcagttgttgtctggagaggcccagtatgttctctcccttcttgaagggtgggcctataagttgtttggattgttccatctttggcagctgctcccagtagaatttgttctggtttgttagccagttgccgatttccctcttccaggtcttatcgctgacacaacatgttggttcagggcctaccaggctgttgctggctccctgggttgcaagttggatagcccttcttgcagccttattgttgcccatattctctgctaggattatctctggcctattttgcgcttcggcgaggttcctgagatcctcccagcagctttgcacagtccgtgacttagtctcgaactgttgtagttcaagtgttgcagcctggtctcctgtgaaaattgcgaaggttttgcctcttggcagcccttctctcatcagttggacacaggtttgtatttctattatgcttgcctataaatttgttgtttcgaggcccaggtttagcataagttgtctgccctgttgttcgtcctccaccatgctcacagctaccccgatcttggatcgtttggttgccgtgtgccatactgagtaacctctttgcctgagcctgtccgcttttgcgtccagtggtcccttttctctttgatgacaaaaggtttgtctaggtatgtgaccttggttctgtctgttcttagggccaggcacccaaggtcctgtatcttgtcaaataaggcattgtgcgcatctttcgataggattgttgcgccatttgacagcagtcttttcgcccccgttatagctttagcccgtaccactaagtatagcgggcttagtcctatcaggttctctagggcagcagtcggcgttgttgacatcgctcctgttatgcccagacataCTATTCGTTGagttttgttgagtatctgtattacagtcctcttttctgccgcatgcctccatataggtgctgcgtatgtaatgatgggtctaaccattgtcgtgtacatccaatgtaccatttttggtgacagtccccatgatctaccgaacattctcttacagtacataagagttttcgtggctttatttgtagcctggattacatgtttcttgaagctgagttttttatattacaatCTGTCATAATTACTAATAGACGTGTCAattcttattttacttattcACTCTCACTGTTTTGTTATTGAGTTTTGAGTGTtttgcattttgaaaatattgatttttattataatgcgTTTAACCAATGAAGAGGCGTTCGATATGATTGGCGTCTATTTCGAATGCATGCGAAATGCAAGAGTTGCTTCCAGGGTTTATGCTACCCAATTTCCTGAAAGGCGCAATCATACAGGTGGAGTTTTCCGTAGGCTGATAAATCGGCTGAGAACTACGGGAAATGTTAATCTTCCAATACACAGAAGACGAGGTAGGGGGCGAACGCGAACGGAAGAAAACATAATTAATGTTTTGGCATATATTGCTTTTAATCCGCATGTGAGCACCAGAACGTTGGCTAGAGAATTGAGTCTTTACAGAACGACTatgagaaatattttcaaagaccacaggtaaataaaaaagctaaaaaaataaatattgaattttgagATCCACAGCTTTTTTGGTTTGCTTATTGTTATTTtgaatgagtttttactttaatgtcaaacttttgtttttagaaCGCATCCATATCATGTTGTGCTTCACCAAGCTCTAACACCTGAAGATTTTGATCGGAGGTTAGATTACTGTCACTGGTTATATATTAATATGGCTAATGAAAACCCCAATATATATTCTGAAATATTATGGACAGATGAGGCTACGTTTACCAGAAATGGCGGTGTTAACTTGCACAATATGCATTACTGGTCGGAGACGAATCCACATTGGATACAGCAGGTCCAGCGCCAAGGTCGCTGGTCGGTGAATGTATGGTGCGGTGTTTTGGGGGGAAAAATTATTGGACCATTTATATTTCAAAGAGTAAATGGGGCAgtctatttaaactttttaagtaatgAGTTACCACCTCCTTTAGAGGAGGTTCCATTAGCCATTCGCCGTGACAGGTTTTATCAACATGATGGGTGTCCTTCGCACTTTGCAAGAGATGTAAGACAATTTTTAGATCTCACATATCCTGCTAGATGGATTGGACGAGGAAGCGTATTTCCATGGCCTCCTAGATCACCAGACCTCACTGTGCTagatttttatctgtggggaAGAATAAAACATCTGGTATTCGCAACTAGGCCTACCACGTCCGAAAATATGGTTGAACGGATAAGAGAAGCAATCGAAAGTATTTCTGTAGCAGACATTGAGACTGCTGTTCTCTTAACCAGGCAGAGATTATTAGATTGTATCCAAAATGACGGacagcattttgaacatctAGGTCGCCattaatttgtatgttttgcTATTTTGGAAGTTTTAGTTAAGTtgttattttaactttaagtaTTTCCCCGTTTCATTATTAAAGCTATTTAGgttactaaaataattaatataatagaaaattagcAAATAATAGACCAAGAAGACTGGCGCGCCGCCGACCGTAATGGCGAAAAATGCAGCATTTCATGTTTTAGTCAATATTTCCGGTTCTAAAAACGATATCGTCGTGATTTTTTTACCgaattattagtaattttatttgtcatttagTGATGTAAAAAGAgttataccattgcatttaaattttaaaagaaaattcatagAATTTGCTTACATTTCATTTAACGCCCTCTGGCGGAAATCGTAAAAACTATCGACACAATTCGAAAGGCGCAGTTTATAGGTTAGGACATgttctttaaaacaaattaacattGGTTAAAATCGCTTAAGTCAAACcagaaaaatttctaaatataaaaaaaagttttgacttCCCCccactttattttaagaaatatagaaaaaaatttataacaaaagaCAAAGGTAATTAAGAAAGGgttaaaatgca is drawn from Anthonomus grandis grandis chromosome 1, icAntGran1.3, whole genome shotgun sequence and contains these coding sequences:
- the LOC126743197 gene encoding uncharacterized protein LOC126743197: MANENPNIYSEILWTDEATFTRNGGVNLHNMHYWSETNPHWIQQVQRQGRWSVNVWCGVLGGKIIGPFIFQRVNGAVYLNFLSNELPPPLEEVPLAIRRDRFYQHDGCPSHFARDVRQFLDLTYPARWIGRGSVFPWPPRSPDLTVLDFYLWGRIKHLVFATRPTTSENMVERIREAIESISVADIETAVLLTRQRLLDCIQNDGQHFEHLGRH